One genomic region from Sphingobacterium multivorum encodes:
- a CDS encoding putative glycolipid-binding domain-containing protein, translated as MKTLIWKGIIYNSLEYFKLTQQGGFFMVDSNIIGYYEDKIYTLEYHLKIDEHWNVQRLDLEYEVNGVNKRIKGNKVKNDWEINGSIKNDFQGIDYIDISLTPFTNTLPINNLNLEVGESTDIKVLYFDILNDGIKPVHQNYSKTNMLTFQYKNVPKDFEADLEVDHLGLVVDYPGLFTKTAEI; from the coding sequence ATGAAAACATTAATTTGGAAGGGCATTATCTACAATTCCCTCGAATATTTTAAACTGACACAACAGGGAGGCTTTTTTATGGTCGATTCCAACATTATTGGGTATTATGAAGATAAAATCTATACCCTCGAATATCATTTGAAGATTGACGAGCATTGGAATGTTCAACGTCTTGATTTGGAATATGAAGTGAATGGCGTTAATAAAAGAATAAAAGGAAATAAAGTTAAAAATGACTGGGAAATAAATGGATCGATTAAAAACGATTTTCAGGGTATTGATTATATTGATATCTCCCTCACACCATTTACCAATACACTTCCGATCAATAATTTGAATCTCGAAGTCGGTGAGAGTACGGATATCAAAGTGCTCTATTTTGATATTCTAAACGACGGCATAAAACCAGTTCATCAGAACTATTCGAAAACGAACATGTTAACCTTTCAATACAAGAATGTTCCGAAAGATTTTGAGGCCGACCTTGAAGTAGATCATTTGGGTTTAGTGGTCGATTATCCGGGATTATTTACCAAGACAGCCGAAATTTAG